One window of the bacterium HR17 genome contains the following:
- the mtnA_1 gene encoding Methylthioribose-1-phosphate isomerase, with protein MPEVCALDWTGDCLRLLDQRRLPQEVVWVECRTPEEVADAIRAMVVRGAPAIGVAAAFGMVLAAQRALEHSLALPTVLDHAYQVLAAARPTAVNLFWALDRMRRVATDFSDKMSVVAALEREALRIFREDYEANRRMGEHGATLLPDGARVLTHCNTGSLATAGWGTALGVIRTGYRQGKVALVWVDETRPFLQGARLTMWELQQEGIPAKLIVDGAAAWVMRQGWVDAVLVGADRIARNGDVANKIGTYMLAVLARRHGIPFYVVAPTSTIDLKTPDGSAVPIEERHPDEVRQWSGVPVAPEGADVFNPAFDVTPAELVTAVITEKGVVRPPYEPNLAQLLQAAVVPAR; from the coding sequence ATGCCAGAAGTGTGTGCTTTAGATTGGACAGGTGATTGCCTGCGATTGCTGGACCAACGCCGGCTGCCGCAGGAGGTTGTGTGGGTGGAGTGCCGAACGCCTGAAGAGGTGGCGGATGCCATCCGCGCGATGGTGGTGCGAGGAGCCCCCGCCATCGGCGTCGCAGCAGCGTTCGGGATGGTCTTGGCGGCGCAACGGGCGTTGGAACACAGCCTGGCTCTGCCTACCGTCTTAGACCACGCCTACCAGGTGCTGGCTGCCGCACGCCCGACCGCAGTGAACCTCTTTTGGGCGTTAGACCGGATGCGGCGAGTCGCCACTGACTTCAGCGACAAGATGTCGGTGGTGGCTGCATTGGAACGAGAGGCGCTGAGAATCTTCCGCGAGGACTACGAGGCAAACCGTCGGATGGGCGAACATGGTGCGACGCTGCTCCCCGACGGGGCGCGGGTGCTGACCCATTGCAACACGGGCAGTTTGGCGACGGCAGGGTGGGGAACCGCATTGGGGGTTATTCGCACCGGATACCGGCAAGGCAAAGTGGCGCTGGTCTGGGTAGACGAGACTCGCCCATTTTTGCAAGGGGCACGGCTGACGATGTGGGAGTTGCAGCAAGAGGGCATCCCCGCCAAACTCATTGTGGACGGTGCCGCCGCCTGGGTGATGCGTCAAGGATGGGTGGACGCCGTGTTGGTCGGTGCCGACCGCATCGCTCGCAACGGCGATGTCGCCAACAAAATCGGGACTTACATGCTGGCGGTGCTCGCCCGCCGACATGGCATCCCCTTCTATGTCGTTGCGCCGACTTCCACGATTGACCTAAAGACACCCGACGGCAGCGCTGTCCCGATTGAAGAGCGCCATCCCGATGAGGTGCGGCAATGGAGCGGAGTACCCGTCGCCCCCGAAGGGGCGGATGTGTTCAACCCCGCGTTTGATGTCACACCCGCCGAGTTAGTCACTGCCGTCATCACGGAGAAGGGCGTCGTTCGTCCCCCGTATGAGCCGAACCTTGCGCAGTTGCTGCAGGCAGCGGTGGTTCCGGCGCGGTAG
- the ywlC gene encoding Threonylcarbamoyl-AMP synthase, translating to MVTKVWRVDPEAPDPCVIREAAAILCAGGLVAFPTETVYGLGANALDETAVRKIFVVKERPLWDPLIVHISRPEMAERLAASLPEAFWQLAEQLMPGPLTVVVRKRPTVPDAVTGSLPTVALRMPSHPVALALLDAAGVPVAAPSANRFGRPSPTRAEHVLADLNGRIDGVLDAGPTPIGVESTVVDLTTTPPTILRPGGVTKETLEAVLGTEVRVVTAPVKEGQSAPSPGMTAKHYAPAVPVLLVAGNPQGLTDCLQRLLDEQPQGRVGLLLPSHWASYLPPALRERCCFFDWGAWGDWAELARRLFEGLRWLERQRVTVILAPLPPPEGLGLAVRDRLLKAAGQSDAVK from the coding sequence ATGGTGACCAAAGTGTGGCGGGTTGACCCAGAAGCCCCGGACCCTTGCGTCATCCGAGAAGCCGCTGCCATTCTTTGTGCTGGCGGGTTGGTCGCCTTCCCGACAGAGACCGTTTACGGGCTTGGTGCCAACGCGTTGGACGAGACAGCAGTCCGCAAGATTTTCGTCGTCAAAGAGCGTCCGCTGTGGGACCCGCTCATCGTCCACATTAGCCGCCCGGAAATGGCAGAGCGCCTTGCTGCGTCCCTGCCAGAAGCCTTTTGGCAGTTGGCGGAGCAGTTGATGCCGGGACCATTGACCGTGGTCGTGCGCAAACGCCCCACAGTGCCCGATGCGGTGACAGGTAGTTTGCCGACGGTCGCCCTGCGGATGCCGAGCCATCCAGTTGCACTGGCGTTGCTGGACGCAGCGGGTGTGCCCGTCGCGGCGCCCAGCGCCAATCGGTTTGGGCGCCCCAGCCCGACGCGGGCAGAGCATGTCCTTGCCGACTTGAACGGGCGCATTGACGGCGTGCTGGACGCCGGTCCGACGCCCATCGGTGTGGAATCTACCGTCGTGGATTTGACGACGACGCCGCCGACCATTTTGCGCCCAGGCGGCGTGACTAAGGAGACGCTGGAAGCGGTGTTGGGCACCGAGGTGCGGGTCGTGACAGCGCCTGTCAAGGAAGGGCAATCGGCACCGTCACCTGGCATGACCGCCAAGCATTACGCACCCGCTGTGCCCGTGTTGCTGGTGGCGGGCAACCCGCAAGGGCTAACGGACTGTTTGCAACGGCTGCTAGACGAGCAGCCGCAAGGGCGCGTGGGGCTGTTGCTGCCTAGCCATTGGGCGTCCTACCTGCCACCGGCGCTGCGGGAACGGTGCTGCTTTTTTGACTGGGGCGCATGGGGCGATTGGGCGGAACTGGCACGCCGCCTTTTTGAAGGGTTGCGTTGGCTGGAGCGCCAGAGGGTTACCGTTATTCTTGCTCCCCTACCGCCCCCAGAAGGGCTGGGCTTGGCGGTGCGGGACCGCCTGCTGAAAGCCGCCGGGCAAAGCGATGCTGTAAAGTGA